Proteins from a genomic interval of Paenibacillus sp. RC334:
- a CDS encoding formate/nitrite transporter family protein: MASYKPGQIAEKTVETGVAKANNPWTVAVVLGFLAGAFIALGFLLDIRVIASAPKEWGSIATFIGAAVFPVGLVLVLIGGGELLTGNMMAVPLARWAGRIKTGAMFRNLAIITLSNFAGALFVAFFFGHVLGLTETGPYLDKVVDMAGHKLHESFLQSFISGIGCNWLVALAVWLAYSTDSIGGKIMGIWFPTMAFVAIGFQHVVANMFLIPAAIFAGHFSWADYVMNFIPVWLGNLVGGSMFVAGAYWLAYLKKPHSAVHSVNDSSQASSSTATTPLSDHA; encoded by the coding sequence ATGGCAAGTTATAAACCGGGGCAGATTGCTGAAAAGACGGTGGAAACAGGAGTGGCCAAAGCGAACAATCCATGGACTGTGGCAGTGGTATTGGGATTTTTGGCAGGTGCATTTATTGCGCTTGGATTTTTGCTGGATATACGTGTTATCGCAAGCGCGCCCAAAGAATGGGGAAGTATTGCTACTTTTATTGGAGCAGCCGTGTTCCCTGTAGGTCTGGTATTGGTATTGATCGGAGGCGGAGAATTGCTGACCGGTAATATGATGGCTGTGCCACTGGCGAGATGGGCAGGACGGATCAAGACCGGGGCGATGTTCCGTAATTTGGCGATTATTACGCTTAGTAATTTTGCGGGCGCGTTGTTTGTTGCCTTTTTCTTTGGTCATGTGCTGGGTTTAACCGAGACAGGACCTTATTTGGACAAAGTGGTGGATATGGCGGGACACAAGCTGCATGAAAGCTTTTTGCAATCGTTTATATCCGGTATTGGATGTAACTGGCTGGTAGCGCTGGCTGTATGGCTGGCGTATAGCACGGATTCGATCGGTGGCAAAATTATGGGGATCTGGTTCCCGACGATGGCCTTTGTAGCTATCGGATTCCAGCACGTTGTAGCCAATATGTTTCTGATTCCGGCGGCTATTTTCGCAGGTCATTTTTCATGGGCAGATTATGTCATGAACTTCATTCCGGTTTGGCTGGGGAATTTGGTGGGAGGAAGCATGTTCGTAGCTGGAGCTTACTGGTTGGCATATTTGAAAAAGCCTCATTCCGCTGTACATTCTGTGAATGATTCATCTCAGGCATCTTCATCTACTGCAACAACTCCGTTGAGTGACCATGCTTGA
- a CDS encoding molybdopterin oxidoreductase family protein, which yields MDHRNSASPEAVLQQDLQGRQRVTERTDGIFPAVCPLDCPDTCGLLLHKEDGKIVKVTGNPDHPITKGAICNKVRNMTERVYDPERLLYPLKRVGPKGQGKFERISWEEAVDTITGRFKELIRTDGPESILPYSFYGNMGVLSVDGMDRRFFNALGSSQLDQTICSVAGNEGWASVMGFKGGTSPEDTEDADLIIVWGGNVISTNMHQVVLAEKARKKGAKVIVIDVHRNRTAQWADWFIPLYPGTDTALALGVMHVLFEQGLTDDEFLRRYTVGHEELREHVRAYTPQRVSRITGVPEADIIRLAEMYGQARAAYINIGNGLQHHDNGGMNVRAVTCLPALTGQWLKHGGGASRSNGAYGKFNGANLARPDLRKNPDARAINMNQIGEALLQKDEPIKALFVYCSNPVVVAPDADRVTQGFEREDLFTVVHDLFLTDTARYADIVLPAASSFEGTDLYKSYWHHYIQMQAPVIAPLGESKSNYELFSLLGQAMGFDEAAFMESEEDMIAGALDNPTNPYLNGVTLEALKKSPFVKLDMTPKATYLDRLTTPSGKIELYSEKMKQASLPAMPSYVPLIEGYDGEHRPQADERFPLMFISPPNHNFLNSTFANLPKHQRLEREPLLQIHPEDAQARDIADGDPVTVWNDRGTYELKAKVTDLMLPGTVISQGLWWEGKGRRQRANVLTSDRLSDMGRGATFFSTVVNVKRQ from the coding sequence ATGGATCATCGCAACAGCGCGTCTCCTGAGGCTGTGCTTCAGCAAGACTTGCAAGGGAGGCAGCGAGTGACGGAGCGTACGGACGGTATTTTTCCGGCTGTATGTCCGCTGGATTGCCCGGATACGTGCGGGCTCCTGCTTCACAAGGAAGATGGAAAGATCGTCAAGGTGACCGGTAATCCGGATCATCCTATTACGAAGGGGGCCATTTGCAACAAAGTTCGCAATATGACGGAGCGAGTGTATGACCCCGAACGGCTGCTCTATCCGTTGAAGCGTGTAGGTCCCAAGGGGCAAGGGAAGTTCGAACGAATTAGCTGGGAGGAGGCAGTGGATACCATTACAGGCCGCTTCAAGGAACTGATTCGCACGGACGGACCGGAATCTATTCTCCCCTACAGCTTTTACGGCAATATGGGCGTGTTGAGTGTGGACGGGATGGATCGCCGTTTTTTCAATGCGCTGGGTTCAAGCCAACTGGACCAGACGATTTGCAGTGTGGCTGGGAATGAAGGCTGGGCATCCGTCATGGGTTTTAAGGGTGGCACCAGTCCGGAGGATACAGAGGATGCTGACCTCATTATTGTATGGGGTGGAAATGTCATCAGCACCAATATGCATCAAGTGGTATTGGCTGAGAAGGCACGTAAAAAAGGTGCCAAGGTGATCGTCATTGATGTCCACCGCAATCGGACAGCGCAATGGGCGGATTGGTTCATTCCGCTCTACCCGGGAACGGATACTGCGCTCGCGCTGGGTGTTATGCACGTACTGTTCGAGCAAGGGCTGACGGACGATGAATTTTTGCGCCGCTATACGGTCGGTCATGAGGAACTGCGCGAGCATGTGAGGGCATATACCCCGCAGCGGGTCTCACGTATTACAGGTGTGCCGGAGGCAGATATTATTCGTCTGGCGGAGATGTATGGACAGGCACGAGCGGCGTATATCAACATTGGCAACGGGCTTCAACATCACGATAATGGCGGCATGAATGTACGCGCGGTTACATGCTTGCCAGCGCTCACCGGGCAATGGCTGAAGCACGGCGGGGGAGCATCACGTTCCAATGGGGCTTACGGCAAATTCAACGGTGCCAACCTGGCGCGTCCTGATCTGCGTAAGAACCCGGATGCCCGGGCGATCAACATGAACCAAATCGGCGAAGCGCTGCTACAGAAGGACGAGCCGATCAAGGCGCTGTTCGTGTATTGCAGCAATCCGGTTGTCGTAGCACCTGATGCTGATCGGGTGACGCAGGGGTTTGAACGGGAGGATCTGTTTACGGTCGTTCACGACCTGTTCCTCACCGATACGGCCCGCTATGCGGATATTGTACTGCCAGCGGCGTCTTCTTTTGAAGGCACAGACCTGTATAAATCGTATTGGCATCATTATATCCAGATGCAGGCGCCTGTCATTGCACCACTCGGGGAAAGCAAAAGCAACTATGAGCTGTTTAGCCTGCTTGGACAGGCTATGGGCTTTGATGAGGCTGCTTTCATGGAAAGCGAAGAGGACATGATCGCGGGTGCACTTGATAACCCGACGAATCCTTATCTCAACGGTGTGACTTTGGAAGCCTTAAAAAAGTCACCTTTTGTCAAACTGGACATGACGCCGAAGGCTACCTATCTGGATCGTCTGACTACGCCTTCAGGCAAGATTGAGCTGTATTCGGAAAAGATGAAGCAAGCGAGTCTGCCCGCGATGCCTTCGTATGTGCCGCTGATTGAAGGATACGACGGAGAGCATCGACCGCAAGCGGACGAGCGGTTTCCGCTGATGTTTATTTCGCCGCCGAATCATAATTTTCTGAATTCCACGTTTGCAAATTTACCGAAGCATCAGCGGCTGGAACGGGAGCCTTTGCTGCAAATTCATCCGGAGGATGCTCAGGCAAGAGACATCGCGGACGGTGATCCGGTTACGGTATGGAACGACCGGGGAACGTATGAGCTGAAAGCCAAAGTCACGGATCTGATGCTGCCTGGTACGGTGATTAGCCAAGGGTTATGGTGGGAAGGTAAAGGACGCAGACAGCGTGCCAATGTGTTAACCTCTGACCGACTGTCGGATATGGGGCGGGGGGCTACTTTCTTTTCAACGGTGGTGAATGTGAAGCGTCAATGA
- a CDS encoding GNAT family N-acetyltransferase, whose product MLTSQPLTIRHSEMKDAPDLIALDELVWNERTAPASLSWKSRGEFLRNTPPGSQLVAIEQGVLCGYIGFRSPTLLASNCHVLEINIAVHPAYHRNGIGMALMNAMKDIAAAEGIRKLSLRVLSCNTEALMFYEKCGFSIEGRLHEEFYIAGQFVDDVLMAYFLK is encoded by the coding sequence TTGCTTACAAGTCAACCCCTGACGATACGTCATTCGGAGATGAAGGATGCTCCTGATCTGATTGCGCTGGATGAATTGGTATGGAATGAACGAACGGCCCCCGCCTCGCTGTCATGGAAGTCGCGTGGGGAGTTTTTGCGCAATACGCCTCCGGGCTCTCAACTGGTCGCTATCGAACAGGGAGTGCTCTGCGGTTATATCGGATTTCGTTCTCCAACGCTGTTGGCTAGTAATTGCCATGTGTTAGAAATAAATATAGCCGTGCATCCAGCCTATCACCGCAACGGTATTGGGATGGCGCTTATGAACGCCATGAAGGATATTGCAGCCGCTGAGGGCATTCGCAAATTAAGCTTGCGGGTACTCTCGTGCAACACGGAGGCCCTAATGTTTTATGAAAAATGCGGATTCTCGATCGAAGGACGTTTGCATGAGGAGTTTTACATAGCGGGCCAATTCGTGGACGATGTGTTAATGGCCTATTTCTTAAAATAG
- a CDS encoding MFS transporter — MQNREIQETPLYSLKLYNFFLYGAMVIFSSFFPLYLQEIGMDKLEIGSLMAIGPFVSVFANPFWGYTSDRSRNLRRILLFMITGTLLLLQALFHVHTYVMIYVSMIGFYFFQSPLFAQSNSLILSYIEGTDRKFGSFRIWGSFGWAVTAAVAGLIIDQTGISSISTIFTVLLLAALICTLAIPPLKSSVETATIHLRGFGSILMNGYFISFILLGILVSIPNSINSAFMSLYITELGGSKLMLGFAVFMSSIFEIIVFLLFDRFLKKKMTVMVGCLALVSLLFALRWELMALATDPIQIVFIQALHCVTFGGYFYVGTQLTVLFTPIAYRSSGQAVYTLTWSGISGIVAGFAGGWLFQNFGGEMMYNAGVFFALLGFIGFAIMWYMLYKNGYKPCHAEDHKQAEEAP, encoded by the coding sequence TTGCAAAATAGAGAAATTCAAGAGACTCCTCTATACTCCTTAAAGCTGTACAATTTTTTTCTGTATGGAGCCATGGTCATTTTCTCCAGCTTCTTCCCGTTGTATCTTCAAGAGATCGGCATGGACAAGCTTGAGATCGGGAGCCTGATGGCGATTGGGCCTTTTGTATCGGTATTCGCGAATCCCTTCTGGGGATATACCAGTGACCGGAGTCGTAACCTTCGGCGTATTTTACTGTTTATGATTACAGGTACATTACTGCTGCTGCAAGCTTTATTTCATGTCCATACGTATGTCATGATTTATGTGTCGATGATCGGTTTTTATTTCTTCCAAAGTCCTTTGTTCGCCCAAAGTAACAGTCTCATTCTCAGCTACATTGAGGGCACGGACCGGAAATTCGGCTCCTTCCGCATATGGGGTTCCTTCGGCTGGGCTGTGACGGCGGCAGTAGCTGGCCTGATCATTGACCAAACGGGAATATCCAGTATATCCACCATCTTTACTGTGCTGCTTCTGGCTGCCCTGATCTGTACCCTGGCGATTCCACCACTGAAAAGCAGCGTTGAAACGGCAACCATTCATTTGCGTGGCTTTGGCAGCATTTTAATGAACGGATACTTTATATCTTTCATTTTGTTGGGTATCTTGGTATCCATTCCGAATTCGATCAACAGCGCCTTTATGTCCCTGTATATCACCGAGCTGGGCGGGTCCAAGCTGATGCTGGGTTTTGCTGTCTTTATGTCATCGATATTCGAAATTATTGTTTTTTTGCTGTTCGACCGCTTTTTGAAGAAAAAAATGACAGTAATGGTCGGCTGTCTGGCCCTTGTCAGTTTGCTGTTTGCTTTACGTTGGGAGCTCATGGCCTTGGCCACGGACCCGATTCAGATCGTATTCATTCAGGCACTTCATTGCGTCACCTTCGGTGGATATTTCTATGTAGGCACCCAGTTGACCGTCCTGTTCACACCGATAGCTTACCGCTCATCCGGGCAGGCCGTATATACGTTGACGTGGAGTGGGATATCTGGCATTGTAGCAGGCTTTGCAGGAGGCTGGCTGTTCCAGAATTTCGGTGGCGAAATGATGTACAATGCAGGTGTCTTCTTTGCCTTGCTCGGCTTTATAGGATTCGCCATCATGTGGTATATGCTGTACAAGAATGGTTACAAGCCCTGTCATGCCGAAGACCACAAACAAGCAGAAGAAGCCCCTTAA
- a CDS encoding FAD-dependent oxidoreductase has translation MKVAVIGCTHAGTAAIVNTAKCYPDAEITVYERNDNISFLSCGIALYVGGVVKDPHGLFYSSPNELAELGVVTKMLHEVTNVDTAGKTLQARNLQTGEEFTDTFDKLIVTTGSWPIIPKLEGIELDHILLCKNYNHSNDIIEKAKHVQNITVVGAGYIGVELVEAFQMNGKNVTLIDSADRILNKYLDPEYTDRIEGSLKEHGIKLVLGETVSRFEGSNGKVNKVVTSKGEYETELVILCIGFRPQTDLLKGQVDMLPNGAIIVDNYMQSSCPDVFAAGDSCAIRYNPTGKTAYIPLATNAVRMGTLVARNLVQPTIAYMGTQGTSGIKIYEDNIAGTGLTEAAAADEGMAVEAVTIEDSYRPEFMPTSEKVLLKVVYEQETRRIVGAQIMSKVDLTQSINTLSVAIQNHMTIDQLAFVDFFFQPHYNKPWNFLNAAGLQALPLISERKPVTV, from the coding sequence ATGAAAGTAGCAGTTATCGGATGTACACACGCAGGTACGGCAGCCATCGTCAACACAGCCAAATGCTATCCAGATGCAGAAATTACCGTTTACGAGCGTAATGACAATATTTCGTTTTTATCCTGTGGTATTGCACTGTACGTAGGTGGTGTCGTCAAAGATCCGCACGGATTATTTTATTCTTCCCCGAATGAACTGGCTGAGCTGGGTGTCGTGACCAAGATGCTTCATGAGGTAACGAATGTCGATACAGCAGGCAAAACGCTGCAAGCACGCAATCTCCAAACAGGAGAAGAATTCACGGACACCTTTGATAAATTGATTGTAACTACAGGCTCGTGGCCTATTATTCCGAAGCTGGAAGGTATTGAGCTCGATCATATTCTGCTTTGCAAAAACTATAATCATTCCAATGACATCATTGAGAAAGCCAAGCATGTACAGAACATTACAGTTGTCGGAGCCGGATATATCGGTGTTGAGCTGGTGGAAGCTTTTCAAATGAACGGTAAGAACGTTACGCTGATTGACAGCGCGGATCGTATTTTGAATAAATATTTGGACCCGGAATATACAGACCGAATTGAAGGTTCCTTGAAGGAACATGGCATCAAGCTGGTGCTGGGAGAAACAGTGAGCCGTTTTGAAGGAAGTAACGGTAAGGTGAATAAAGTGGTTACATCCAAAGGAGAATATGAAACAGAGCTTGTTATTCTCTGCATCGGCTTCCGTCCTCAAACGGATCTGCTTAAAGGTCAGGTAGACATGCTGCCCAACGGCGCGATCATTGTGGACAATTATATGCAAAGCAGCTGCCCGGACGTATTTGCCGCAGGCGATAGCTGTGCAATACGCTACAACCCGACAGGCAAAACGGCTTATATTCCATTGGCAACCAACGCTGTTCGTATGGGTACGCTGGTGGCACGCAATTTGGTTCAGCCGACCATTGCCTATATGGGAACACAGGGAACTTCGGGTATTAAAATTTATGAAGATAATATTGCAGGAACAGGTTTGACGGAAGCGGCAGCAGCGGACGAAGGCATGGCTGTAGAGGCCGTAACCATTGAGGACAGCTACCGTCCTGAATTTATGCCAACCTCGGAAAAGGTGCTGCTGAAGGTTGTATATGAGCAGGAAACACGGAGAATTGTCGGGGCACAAATTATGTCGAAGGTAGATTTGACCCAATCGATTAATACCCTGTCGGTGGCGATCCAAAATCATATGACCATTGATCAACTGGCCTTTGTGGATTTCTTCTTTCAGCCGCATTATAATAAGCCTTGGAATTTCTTGAATGCAGCGGGTTTGCAAGCATTGCCGCTGATATCTGAACGGAAGCCAGTTACCGTATAA
- a CDS encoding copper amine oxidase codes for MFKLLIVILLSMLLSSSSIISGHPSPDPAPEPIQSRPLAVAPEDSSVKLYVEEPSQGLFRTATLKIGQQRRTFAWSGSADVATAPQLYYTDVNGDGVHEAVVILTLASGTGVELQELHIVNAQTMDEYPVESAADAVSRRVHSSVELCDHNQQVHITVTIDGITHTLDPKASAFYDDPAHFTDRLDFSSVVMYDAEQRPLRATVSGSVSPTEFVGDLELKYVYEHGRFRVGPIEFAASSPF; via the coding sequence GTGTTTAAGCTACTCATCGTGATCCTGCTGTCTATGCTTTTGTCCTCTTCCAGTATAATTTCCGGTCATCCTTCACCGGATCCGGCACCTGAACCCATACAATCGCGTCCGTTAGCCGTCGCTCCTGAAGACTCATCCGTAAAATTGTATGTTGAGGAGCCGTCCCAGGGGCTATTCCGTACAGCCACGCTGAAAATCGGCCAGCAGCGTCGTACATTCGCATGGTCAGGCTCAGCAGATGTCGCCACCGCACCACAGTTGTACTATACGGATGTAAACGGCGATGGCGTTCACGAAGCTGTAGTCATCCTGACCCTCGCCTCAGGCACAGGTGTCGAATTGCAGGAGCTTCATATCGTCAACGCACAGACCATGGACGAATATCCGGTTGAATCGGCGGCAGATGCTGTGTCCCGGCGGGTTCACAGCAGTGTAGAATTGTGTGACCACAACCAGCAGGTGCATATTACAGTCACGATTGATGGCATCACACACACGCTCGACCCTAAAGCATCGGCGTTTTACGATGATCCAGCCCATTTTACAGACCGCCTCGATTTCAGCTCTGTCGTCATGTACGATGCCGAACAACGTCCTCTACGCGCCACCGTATCGGGCAGCGTATCCCCAACCGAATTTGTAGGGGATTTGGAGCTGAAGTATGTATATGAGCATGGACGGTTCCGGGTGGGACCTATTGAGTTTGCAGCTTCCTCTCCATTTTGA
- a CDS encoding glutamine--tRNA ligase/YqeY domain fusion protein, with amino-acid sequence MEKPITPPNFIKSVIEEDLRTGKVKEVVTRFPPEPNGYLHIGHAKAIWINFSLGDEFGGRTNLRFDDTNPAKEDTEYVNSIQEDVKWLGYEWEEKHFASNYFDEMYKRAVLLIQKGKAYVDDQSADQIRETRGTLTEPGQNSPYRERSVEENFKLFEEMRAGKYQNGEKVLRAKIDMASGNINLRDPVIYRISHTEHHNTGDKWCIYPMYSYAHPLEDAIEGVTHSLCSLEFEDQRPLYDWVVAECEMEKVPHQYEFGRLNLAQTVTSKRKLKLLVDEKHVDGWDDPRMPTISGLRRRGYTPEAIRSFVYETGISKAYGVIDLQVLEHFAREDLKLQAPRTMAVIDPLKVVITNYPEGQVEMLEAENNTENPELGIRQIPFSREIYIEREDFMENPPSKYFRLFPGNEVRLKHAYFIKCNDVIKDADGHVTEIHCTYDIETKSGSGFTGRKVKGTIHWVEATQAVPAEFRLYEPLINAEDPEAIEEDGTEKTFLDQLNPNSLEIAHGFVEPNMKEAQSQDKFQFFRHGYFSVDPKLSKPGEPVFNRVVSLKSSFQLPKQ; translated from the coding sequence GTGGAGAAGCCGATCACTCCCCCCAATTTTATTAAGAGTGTCATTGAAGAGGATTTACGTACCGGTAAGGTAAAGGAAGTTGTTACACGATTTCCACCGGAGCCGAACGGATATTTGCACATTGGACATGCCAAAGCCATCTGGATCAATTTCTCGTTGGGAGATGAATTCGGAGGACGCACCAACCTGCGTTTTGACGATACGAATCCGGCGAAGGAAGACACGGAATACGTAAACTCCATTCAGGAGGACGTGAAGTGGCTGGGTTACGAATGGGAGGAGAAACATTTTGCCTCCAACTATTTTGACGAAATGTACAAGCGCGCCGTTTTGCTGATCCAGAAGGGTAAAGCCTACGTGGACGATCAAAGCGCGGATCAAATCCGCGAAACTCGTGGCACACTGACCGAACCGGGGCAAAACAGTCCTTACCGTGAACGTAGCGTGGAGGAAAATTTCAAGCTGTTCGAAGAAATGCGTGCAGGGAAATACCAAAACGGTGAAAAGGTGCTGCGTGCCAAAATTGATATGGCTTCGGGAAACATTAATTTACGTGATCCGGTGATTTACCGTATTTCGCATACCGAGCATCACAACACGGGTGACAAATGGTGCATTTACCCGATGTATTCCTACGCTCATCCGCTAGAGGATGCCATCGAGGGTGTAACGCACTCGCTCTGTTCGCTGGAGTTTGAGGATCAGCGTCCGTTGTACGATTGGGTTGTAGCCGAATGCGAGATGGAAAAGGTACCGCACCAATACGAATTTGGACGGTTGAACCTGGCTCAAACCGTAACCAGCAAGCGTAAGCTCAAGCTTCTGGTAGATGAGAAGCATGTAGACGGCTGGGATGATCCGCGTATGCCAACGATTTCCGGCTTGCGCCGCCGTGGCTATACGCCGGAAGCGATCCGCAGCTTTGTATATGAGACGGGCATTTCCAAAGCCTATGGCGTGATTGACCTGCAAGTGCTGGAGCATTTTGCACGTGAGGACTTGAAGCTACAGGCACCTCGTACAATGGCGGTCATTGATCCGTTGAAGGTGGTCATTACGAACTATCCTGAAGGACAGGTTGAAATGCTGGAAGCGGAAAACAACACGGAAAATCCGGAGCTGGGCATACGCCAAATTCCGTTTTCGCGTGAGATTTATATCGAGCGTGAGGATTTCATGGAGAATCCGCCGAGCAAATACTTCCGCCTGTTCCCAGGCAATGAAGTACGCCTCAAGCATGCTTATTTCATCAAATGTAACGATGTCATTAAAGATGCGGATGGTCATGTAACGGAAATCCATTGTACCTACGATATAGAAACCAAGAGCGGATCCGGCTTTACCGGACGTAAAGTCAAAGGCACAATCCATTGGGTGGAGGCTACTCAGGCCGTTCCTGCTGAATTCCGCCTGTATGAGCCTTTGATTAACGCAGAAGATCCGGAAGCGATTGAAGAGGATGGAACGGAAAAAACCTTCCTCGACCAATTGAATCCAAACTCTCTGGAAATTGCTCACGGCTTTGTCGAGCCGAATATGAAGGAAGCACAATCGCAGGACAAGTTCCAATTTTTCCGTCATGGTTATTTTAGTGTCGATCCGAAGCTTTCCAAGCCGGGTGAGCCTGTGTTCAACCGTGTGGTATCACTGAAAAGCTCTTTCCAATTGCCCAAGCAATAG
- a CDS encoding MFS transporter codes for MKWLDSYPKEVKVFLVASLINSAGSSLMWPLVSMYVFDELHRSMGDAGIAILVQSLGGIFGQVLGGALYHRIGAKKLIVGSLAMNALGLLTLPFTSGHWVAFVIMMGFIGFFNVVSVPAIQAFVGFRFADRRGELFNIIYVANNIGVALGTGLSGVLADLSYQLSFVMNGITSAVFAGFFWSYLSRVDREEGEVQLSKSVKKRTEEIPARLLFRDTRLYLFVGLGSLFLWFGNSIWNTGVSPYIIEQGLPKTMYGLLWTLNGVLIFAAQPIIFWLKRLYARHASAQMTWAGGFYLAAYIVMLGTQNYTGMIFAMVLATLGEMLIAPAVPAFLSDHGGRGAPFYIGLVGGIGAAGRVMGPYIMGRLYDGGGLPPTLWLAAGVAVLSILFFILHSGLNRSRCEEDAFETTTSKADVSST; via the coding sequence ATGAAATGGTTGGATTCTTATCCGAAAGAAGTGAAAGTGTTTCTTGTCGCCAGCCTGATTAATTCCGCCGGAAGCTCTCTAATGTGGCCGTTGGTTAGCATGTATGTGTTTGACGAGCTGCACCGCAGTATGGGAGATGCGGGGATTGCGATTTTGGTGCAGTCCCTGGGCGGGATTTTTGGTCAGGTGCTAGGAGGAGCCCTTTATCACCGCATTGGGGCCAAAAAACTGATTGTCGGCTCGCTGGCAATGAACGCGTTGGGACTTCTCACGCTTCCTTTTACCAGCGGTCACTGGGTTGCGTTTGTTATTATGATGGGCTTTATCGGCTTTTTTAATGTCGTATCTGTGCCCGCGATTCAGGCATTTGTAGGTTTTCGCTTTGCTGACCGTCGTGGAGAGCTGTTCAACATTATCTATGTTGCCAATAATATAGGGGTGGCGTTGGGTACTGGACTGAGTGGCGTTCTGGCCGATCTCTCCTATCAGCTCAGCTTTGTCATGAACGGGATTACCTCTGCGGTATTTGCCGGGTTTTTCTGGTCCTATCTGAGCAGGGTCGACCGGGAAGAGGGGGAAGTTCAGCTCAGCAAGTCCGTGAAGAAAAGAACAGAGGAAATACCAGCGCGGCTGCTTTTCCGTGATACCAGGCTGTATCTCTTCGTTGGGTTGGGCTCGCTCTTTTTATGGTTCGGTAATTCGATCTGGAATACGGGCGTATCTCCATATATTATTGAGCAGGGCTTGCCTAAAACGATGTACGGGCTACTATGGACACTGAACGGTGTGCTTATTTTTGCTGCACAGCCGATTATTTTCTGGCTCAAACGTCTTTATGCCCGTCACGCTTCGGCTCAAATGACGTGGGCAGGGGGATTTTATTTGGCAGCTTATATCGTCATGTTAGGCACACAGAACTATACGGGGATGATATTCGCCATGGTTTTGGCGACCCTGGGAGAGATGCTGATCGCACCAGCGGTTCCGGCATTTTTGTCCGACCATGGAGGTCGGGGAGCACCCTTTTACATCGGGTTAGTCGGGGGGATTGGCGCTGCCGGACGGGTGATGGGGCCTTATATTATGGGGAGGCTATATGATGGCGGAGGTCTGCCACCCACACTTTGGCTGGCAGCGGGCGTGGCGGTTTTGTCCATCCTGTTCTTTATTCTGCATAGCGGATTGAACCGTTCCCGCTGTGAAGAGGATGCTTTTGAGACTACTACGTCCAAGGCAGACGTTTCCAGTACTTAA
- a CDS encoding glutathione peroxidase, which translates to MSVYSHHAVTPANQEVPLDTYTGKVMVIANTASKCGLTPQYGDLQKLYDEYKDRGLVVLGFPCNQFGGQEPGSSEEAAEFCQLNYGVNFPVFAKVDVNGPDTAPLFEYLKRQQPGEQEDGTIQWNFTKFIVDREGVPVGRFEPKESPEAMKAAIEQLL; encoded by the coding sequence ATGTCTGTCTATTCACATCATGCCGTAACACCAGCGAATCAGGAGGTTCCTCTGGATACCTACACCGGTAAGGTGATGGTCATCGCGAATACCGCAAGCAAATGCGGACTTACCCCGCAATATGGGGATTTGCAAAAGCTATATGATGAATATAAGGATCGGGGACTGGTTGTATTAGGCTTCCCTTGTAACCAATTTGGCGGTCAAGAGCCGGGCAGCAGCGAGGAAGCGGCTGAATTTTGCCAACTGAATTACGGGGTTAATTTCCCGGTATTCGCTAAAGTGGACGTTAACGGTCCGGATACAGCACCTCTGTTTGAATATTTGAAAAGGCAGCAGCCTGGAGAGCAGGAAGATGGCACGATTCAATGGAATTTCACGAAATTCATTGTGGATCGTGAAGGTGTGCCTGTGGGGCGTTTTGAACCCAAGGAATCACCAGAGGCGATGAAAGCGGCTATCGAGCAACTCCTGTAA
- a CDS encoding GNAT family protein: MFTYALDERTVLRPLTKEHVQPLFELIEMSRDRLRQWLPWVDSTTEVSHTEQFVQSALKQAAENGSVTAGIWLDNELAGIISYHEVNWTHRSVSIGYWLGHGYEGQGLMTSACRVFIEYALIELDLHRIEIRCATTNRRSRGIPERLGFVLEGIIREAELLPDGYMNHAVYGMLQSEWKQLR, translated from the coding sequence ATGTTTACATACGCGTTGGACGAACGCACCGTCCTTCGTCCGCTCACCAAGGAGCATGTGCAGCCTCTGTTTGAGCTGATCGAAATGTCCCGTGACCGCCTGCGTCAGTGGCTTCCATGGGTGGATTCCACTACGGAAGTCAGCCACACAGAGCAGTTTGTGCAGAGCGCCTTAAAGCAAGCCGCAGAGAACGGCAGCGTGACCGCCGGAATCTGGCTGGATAATGAGTTGGCTGGCATCATCAGCTACCATGAAGTCAATTGGACTCACCGTTCGGTCAGCATTGGATACTGGCTTGGACACGGTTACGAAGGACAAGGTCTTATGACCAGCGCATGCCGCGTATTCATCGAGTATGCGCTGATAGAGCTGGACCTTCACCGGATCGAAATCCGTTGCGCCACCACCAACCGCCGCAGCCGGGGGATCCCGGAGCGTCTGGGCTTCGTGCTCGAAGGTATTATCCGCGAAGCGGAACTGCTGCCCGACGGCTATATGAACCATGCTGTGTACGGCATGCTCCAGAGCGAGTGGAAACAGCTTCGGTAA